A single window of Acidobacteriota bacterium DNA harbors:
- a CDS encoding PIN domain-containing protein encodes MRAVDTNVLVRLLTRDKPKQVAVADAFVQPGAWVSVLALAEATWVLATVYDRDADHVARAVDMLLNHQCLTLQEPEAVAAALETFRRRPALGFSDCLLVELARKAGHLPLGTFDRNLSKVDGAAKL; translated from the coding sequence ATGCGCGCGGTTGATACGAACGTTCTCGTGCGGCTGCTGACGCGGGACAAGCCGAAGCAAGTGGCGGTTGCCGACGCGTTCGTACAACCCGGCGCCTGGGTATCGGTGCTGGCCCTGGCCGAAGCCACGTGGGTGCTGGCCACCGTCTACGACCGCGACGCGGACCACGTCGCTCGGGCGGTCGACATGCTGCTGAACCATCAGTGCCTCACGCTGCAGGAGCCGGAGGCGGTGGCGGCGGCACTTGAGACATTTCGGCGGCGACCCGCGCTGGGGTTTTCCGACTGTCTCCTCGTCGAACTCGCGCGAAAGGCGGGACATCTGCCGCTTGGCACGTTCGATCGGAATCTCAGCAAGGTCGACGGGGCCGCAAAGCTGTGA
- a CDS encoding AbrB/MazE/SpoVT family DNA-binding domain-containing protein — MPIARSRVTAQGQVSVPAEVRRKLGVGPGSLLEWNEEGNAVVVRRSGRYTSVEIHRALFGQQIPPPRALSELKEGIRQHARVRHARG; from the coding sequence ATGCCAATCGCACGATCACGAGTGACGGCTCAAGGTCAGGTGTCGGTACCTGCCGAGGTGCGCCGCAAACTTGGTGTCGGGCCGGGTTCCCTGTTGGAATGGAACGAAGAGGGGAACGCGGTCGTGGTCCGGCGGTCTGGGCGGTACACTTCGGTGGAAATTCACCGGGCGCTCTTCGGGCAACAGATCCCGCCACCACGAGCGCTGAGCGAACTGAAGGAAGGCATCCGGCAGCACGCCCGGGTACGCCATGCGCGCGGTTGA
- a CDS encoding iron-containing alcohol dehydrogenase: protein MSQSANDTAFHIMASNCRFGRGITHEVGMDLVDLGAERVLVVIDPALRSLPTGAIVQQSLEDSRLEFDVFDGVEVEPTDASFMAASAFATEGRFDAIVAVGGGSTIDTAKAANVYATYPADFLDYVNPSIGRQRAVPGPLKPLIAIPTTAGTGSETTGVAVFDYTPLRVKTGIASKFMRPTMGIVDWDNTHTQPAAVAASAGLDVLSHALESVTALPYDQRLRPPRPSMRAAYQGANPMSDVWAMRALEIVAEFLPRAVADANDVDARMQMILAASMAGIGFGNAGVHLPHAMAYPVAGMVRGFRPDGYATRHPLVPHGMSVILQTPAVARFTAPTSPQRHLLAAKALGADISHASPADAGPVLSDRVMHFMQTLRMPRGLKAVGYSLSDLPALVDGTLAQQRLLGLSPRPAAADDLAKLFEESMVLW from the coding sequence ATGAGTCAATCTGCAAACGACACCGCATTTCACATCATGGCCTCGAACTGCCGCTTCGGACGCGGGATCACGCACGAGGTCGGCATGGACCTGGTCGATCTCGGGGCCGAGCGCGTGTTGGTCGTGATTGACCCGGCGCTGAGGTCACTGCCGACTGGCGCGATCGTGCAGCAGTCGCTGGAGGACAGCCGGTTGGAGTTCGACGTGTTTGACGGCGTGGAAGTGGAGCCGACTGACGCGAGCTTCATGGCGGCGTCGGCGTTCGCGACGGAAGGTCGGTTCGATGCCATCGTGGCCGTCGGTGGGGGCAGCACCATCGATACAGCCAAAGCGGCGAACGTATATGCGACGTATCCGGCGGACTTCCTCGACTACGTGAATCCGTCGATCGGCAGGCAGCGGGCGGTGCCGGGCCCCCTGAAGCCGCTGATTGCCATTCCAACGACCGCCGGAACAGGCAGCGAGACGACCGGCGTGGCGGTCTTCGACTACACGCCACTGCGGGTGAAGACCGGCATTGCGTCGAAGTTCATGCGGCCCACCATGGGGATTGTCGACTGGGACAACACGCACACTCAACCCGCGGCAGTGGCAGCCAGTGCAGGATTGGATGTGCTCAGTCATGCTCTGGAGAGTGTCACGGCGTTGCCGTACGACCAACGCCTGCGTCCGCCGCGGCCTTCGATGCGGGCGGCGTATCAAGGCGCGAATCCGATGAGCGACGTCTGGGCCATGCGAGCGCTGGAGATCGTTGCCGAATTTCTTCCTCGAGCGGTGGCAGACGCGAATGACGTTGACGCTCGAATGCAGATGATCCTCGCGGCGTCGATGGCCGGCATCGGATTTGGAAACGCCGGAGTGCACCTGCCCCACGCGATGGCGTATCCGGTGGCCGGAATGGTCCGTGGATTCCGGCCGGATGGGTACGCGACGAGACATCCGCTTGTGCCGCATGGAATGTCCGTGATCCTGCAGACGCCGGCGGTGGCTCGATTCACAGCCCCAACGTCGCCGCAGCGTCACTTACTCGCGGCGAAAGCACTGGGAGCCGACATTTCTCACGCGAGTCCGGCTGACGCAGGGCCTGTTCTGTCAGATCGTGTCATGCACTTCATGCAGACGTTGAGGATGCCGCGCGGCTTGAAGGCGGTCGGTTACTCACTGTCTGACCTGCCAGCGTTGGTCGACGGGACACTCGCACAGCAGCGACTGCTCGGGTTGTCGCCACGCCCCGCTGCAGCCGACGATCTCGCGAAGTTGTTCGAAGAGTCGATGGTGTTGTGGTAG
- the lexA gene encoding transcriptional repressor LexA translates to MGRKRQFTTEQVLGAIQRWVVEHGMSPTVEELRVRLKVGSARTVLRYLEWLEADGAIERRSGARGVRLLRTSPAGIETKAVPLVGQVPAGPLMAAEENLEGWIRLPKSFLRPESSRFFLLRVRGDSMNRAKVGRDTIENGDLVLVRQQATAAPRDIVVGLIDGEATVKRFSPADGYGVLKPESSNPIHRPIVVGDDFRVLGVVDRVLKKGSEILDLIEE, encoded by the coding sequence ATGGGACGCAAACGTCAATTCACGACAGAGCAGGTCCTCGGCGCGATCCAGCGCTGGGTGGTAGAGCACGGCATGTCCCCCACGGTGGAAGAGTTGCGCGTACGGCTCAAAGTCGGTTCGGCCCGGACCGTGCTGCGCTATTTGGAATGGCTGGAAGCGGACGGTGCCATCGAGCGGCGCTCCGGGGCCCGCGGCGTCCGGCTACTGAGGACGTCCCCCGCCGGCATCGAGACCAAGGCCGTGCCGCTGGTGGGCCAAGTGCCTGCCGGCCCGCTCATGGCAGCGGAGGAAAACCTCGAGGGCTGGATCCGCCTGCCGAAATCGTTTCTCCGGCCGGAAAGCAGCCGGTTCTTTCTGCTGCGCGTGCGTGGCGACTCCATGAACCGCGCCAAGGTCGGCCGGGACACGATCGAGAACGGCGACCTTGTGCTGGTCCGTCAGCAGGCGACGGCCGCGCCACGCGACATTGTGGTGGGCCTCATTGATGGCGAGGCAACCGTCAAACGGTTCTCTCCCGCGGATGGATACGGCGTCCTGAAACCTGAGAGTTCCAATCCCATCCACCGGCCGATCGTTGTCGGAGACGACTTCCGCGTGCTGGGCGTGGTAGATCGTGTGCTGAAGAAAGGGTCGGAAATCCTAGATCTGATCGAGGAATAA
- a CDS encoding DUF1028 domain-containing protein: protein MKESGRILAILVGMTLLCSCGSPEKNVEQQPVVPAATAQSTAPPAATAVVATLAQTPVRPRGATGPLAHTFSIVARDPATGDLGVAVQSHWFSVGSIVTWAEAGVGAVATQSFVEPAYGPRGLDLIRKGAPAPDALKRLVAEDAQREVRQVAMIDTQGRVAAHTGKLAIAAAGHKVGAQYSVQANLMANDKVWPAMSAAYESAKGDLADRLLAALEAGQRVGGDIRGRQSAAILVVKAKSSGKPWAGADRLFDLRVEDHPDPITELRRLVRLQRAYAHANRGDELVADKKIEAALKEYAEAGRLAPEILELPFWQAVTMASIGRIAEAEPIFRRVFAKEPYWADLVPRLPAAGQLPDDKALIARIVALRPTR from the coding sequence ATGAAAGAGAGCGGCCGGATTCTCGCCATTCTTGTCGGCATGACTCTGCTGTGCTCCTGCGGCTCGCCGGAAAAGAACGTCGAGCAGCAGCCTGTTGTTCCGGCGGCCACCGCTCAGTCGACGGCGCCGCCCGCAGCGACAGCCGTCGTGGCGACCCTCGCGCAGACGCCTGTGCGGCCCCGGGGCGCGACGGGGCCGCTGGCGCACACCTTCTCGATCGTGGCTCGCGACCCCGCGACGGGCGATCTTGGTGTAGCCGTCCAGTCACACTGGTTCTCGGTCGGCTCCATCGTCACGTGGGCCGAAGCGGGAGTCGGGGCCGTCGCCACGCAGTCGTTTGTCGAGCCCGCCTACGGGCCGCGGGGACTCGATTTGATCCGCAAGGGCGCACCGGCGCCCGATGCGCTGAAGCGGCTGGTGGCCGAAGACGCGCAGCGTGAGGTGCGGCAGGTGGCGATGATCGACACGCAGGGGCGCGTGGCGGCGCACACCGGCAAGCTGGCCATTGCGGCCGCCGGCCACAAGGTCGGCGCGCAGTACTCGGTGCAGGCCAACCTGATGGCCAACGACAAGGTGTGGCCAGCCATGTCGGCGGCGTACGAAAGCGCGAAGGGCGATCTCGCCGATCGGCTGCTGGCTGCGCTGGAGGCGGGTCAGCGAGTCGGCGGCGACATCCGCGGCAGGCAGTCGGCCGCCATCCTGGTGGTGAAGGCAAAGTCATCCGGCAAGCCGTGGGCGGGCGCCGACCGGCTGTTCGATCTCCGCGTGGAGGATCATCCCGATCCGATTACCGAACTGCGAAGGCTGGTGCGGCTGCAGCGCGCGTATGCCCACGCGAACCGCGGCGACGAGCTCGTGGCTGACAAGAAGATCGAGGCCGCGCTCAAGGAGTACGCCGAGGCCGGGCGCCTCGCGCCGGAGATCCTCGAGTTGCCGTTCTGGCAGGCGGTCACCATGGCGTCGATCGGGCGGATCGCCGAGGCCGAGCCGATCTTCCGCCGCGTCTTTGCGAAGGAGCCCTACTGGGCGGATCTGGTGCCGCGGCTTCCGGCGGCCGGGCAGTTGCCAGACGACAAGGCCCTCATCGCGCGCATCGTCGCGTTGAGGCCGACGCGCTGA
- a CDS encoding DUF86 domain-containing protein, with protein sequence MSFEPLDYLRHILVEAEYLIDRSANLSFEAFVVDETLRRAFVRSLEIFGEAAKKVPEDFRATHPTVEWRAMAGMRDRLIHDYFGVDFELVWDVVQTRVPELRNQLASILKA encoded by the coding sequence ATGTCCTTCGAGCCGCTTGATTATCTTCGGCACATTCTCGTCGAAGCCGAATACCTGATCGACCGGAGCGCAAACTTGTCATTCGAGGCCTTCGTGGTCGACGAGACTCTGCGTCGGGCGTTTGTTCGGAGTCTTGAGATCTTCGGCGAGGCCGCGAAGAAGGTTCCGGAGGACTTTCGGGCGACGCACCCAACAGTTGAGTGGCGCGCCATGGCCGGTATGCGGGACAGACTGATTCACGACTACTTCGGCGTCGACTTCGAATTGGTATGGGACGTGGTTCAGACGCGCGTCCCCGAATTGCGGAACCAGTTAGCATCCATCCTCAAGGCCTAA
- the tadA gene encoding tRNA adenosine(34) deaminase TadA — translation MVRWDMVDQDVFMRAALEEARRGFDAGEVPIGAVVTLGDQIIGRGFNQPIGRIDPTAHAEIIALRDAAATTGNYRLIDTTLYVTIEPCLMCVGAIVHARVGTLVFGAAEPKAGAVVSTMRAHEHPALNHRLTVIDGVLEADCRAIIQAFFKLRRHKV, via the coding sequence ATGGTCCGCTGGGACATGGTTGATCAGGATGTCTTCATGCGGGCGGCGCTCGAGGAAGCCAGGAGGGGCTTCGATGCCGGAGAGGTGCCAATCGGGGCGGTTGTCACGCTTGGCGACCAGATCATCGGGCGCGGTTTCAACCAGCCCATCGGCCGGATCGATCCGACGGCCCATGCCGAGATCATCGCGCTGCGGGACGCCGCAGCCACCACGGGCAATTACCGCCTGATCGACACAACGCTCTACGTCACCATTGAGCCGTGCCTGATGTGCGTGGGCGCCATCGTGCATGCGCGCGTCGGGACGCTCGTGTTCGGAGCGGCCGAGCCGAAGGCCGGCGCCGTGGTGTCGACGATGCGGGCGCACGAGCACCCGGCGCTCAATCACCGACTGACCGTGATTGATGGCGTGCTCGAGGCCGACTGCCGCGCGATCATCCAGGCGTTCTTCAAGCTCCGCCGCCACAAGGTATAA
- a CDS encoding nucleotidyltransferase family protein: protein MQSPVLNREQALERLAACEREIRALGVARLALFGSVLRGQTHAQSDVDLLVQFAPGAKSYNRFLALAELLEAHLGRPVELVTTEALSPFLGPRILTEAQDVLRAA from the coding sequence ATGCAATCGCCGGTTCTCAACCGCGAGCAGGCACTTGAACGGCTAGCGGCATGCGAGCGGGAGATTCGCGCCTTGGGCGTGGCCAGGCTCGCGCTGTTTGGATCCGTCCTGCGGGGCCAGACTCACGCTCAAAGCGACGTGGATCTCCTGGTCCAGTTCGCACCGGGGGCGAAATCGTACAACCGGTTTCTGGCCCTTGCCGAACTCCTTGAGGCGCATCTGGGGCGGCCCGTCGAGCTTGTGACAACCGAGGCGCTCTCCCCGTTTCTCGGCCCTCGAATCTTGACGGAAGCGCAAGATGTCCTTCGAGCCGCTTGA
- a CDS encoding Mov34/MPN/PAD-1 family protein has protein sequence MPQLLQSLEARRSPQKKEWASADDMTEGQELALEQLREVARFGARDLEVVELKPDEPTTNVLRVDLSLRTGHLARAEDGLPLRDRERVLIDIPPDFPFERPTVETRHSRFAGFPHVQFSRHLCLYQAPGVEWNPSDGFFGFLTRLEEWLAQGAANQLDPVGGPLHPPAIYPTHPQLVIPRMDAPAVGADHWYGLARLSVVSDRRLDIVGWLPAFGQEVVPPVGAAVLLASTMPWEFPRSVRELVTHLEALGVERGRLLFALQVAVIRNPEDAPLYVVIGAPMRGIRGGELRQHLSVWFIEPMMAKALRLAVEKYSQHERLQEIGAEVEAIIWDWAERVKVSWCNVREDRPEIVTRRDHSSPMAFFRNKTVALWGCGALGSHVAEHLVRAGVRRLVLRDSGVVAPGLLVRQQFDDADVGKSKAGSLALRLKRIRGEVDVEVELDDLVTGLLSAESWDDDVDVIIESTGSQSVLKKLERRWASASDKRPAVASLVVGPAAERALAVVARAGQHSGGPLDVTRRAKLAACADESLLRFRREFWPDTGKSKGLFQPEPGCSDPTFVGSSADLAELAGAMTNLVARDASSTDPAHAHFILRHDLDTEPSERVAAHFTWTAERTVQDGLRGYHVRISDNAWASILSVIEEGRRRRGPRVETGGLLLGERDDASRVVWITDATEPPPDSRATRSGFVCGTKGCHETDAKRRAETLNGVHFVGMWHTHPGAPPEPSSIDLEGMARLVSSFDPPIAQALLVIVGHTPANPTPAAYLFRRDDFWGTPSASYLTRRATSRSWDWLVQTLRALLSGSRSRTNHS, from the coding sequence TTGCCGCAGCTGTTACAGTCGCTCGAGGCACGCAGGAGCCCCCAAAAGAAAGAGTGGGCTTCGGCCGACGACATGACTGAAGGGCAGGAACTGGCTCTCGAGCAATTGCGAGAGGTCGCGAGGTTCGGCGCCCGAGATCTGGAGGTTGTCGAACTCAAGCCTGATGAGCCAACCACCAACGTATTACGTGTCGATTTGTCTCTCCGAACCGGCCACTTGGCCCGCGCAGAGGACGGTCTGCCGCTTCGCGACCGCGAACGAGTTCTGATCGACATTCCCCCAGATTTTCCGTTCGAGCGCCCAACCGTCGAGACGAGACATTCGAGATTCGCGGGCTTTCCGCACGTGCAGTTCAGCCGACACCTCTGCCTGTACCAGGCACCTGGCGTCGAATGGAATCCGTCCGACGGGTTCTTCGGCTTTTTGACTCGGCTCGAGGAGTGGTTGGCACAGGGGGCCGCGAATCAGCTTGATCCAGTGGGGGGGCCACTTCACCCGCCGGCAATCTACCCGACGCATCCCCAACTAGTAATCCCGAGGATGGACGCGCCTGCCGTAGGCGCTGATCATTGGTATGGTCTTGCACGGCTGTCGGTCGTATCCGACCGCCGCCTCGATATCGTCGGCTGGCTGCCAGCATTTGGGCAAGAAGTGGTGCCACCGGTCGGCGCAGCGGTTCTATTGGCATCGACGATGCCCTGGGAGTTCCCGCGATCGGTGAGGGAGCTGGTCACGCATCTCGAGGCACTAGGCGTGGAGCGCGGTCGCCTTCTTTTCGCGCTGCAAGTCGCTGTGATTCGGAACCCTGAAGACGCGCCGTTGTACGTCGTAATCGGTGCGCCCATGCGTGGCATTCGTGGAGGCGAGCTACGCCAGCACTTGAGCGTCTGGTTCATCGAGCCGATGATGGCGAAGGCTCTCCGTCTTGCCGTCGAGAAGTACTCTCAACATGAACGGCTTCAAGAGATCGGGGCGGAAGTTGAGGCCATTATTTGGGACTGGGCCGAGCGTGTGAAGGTGAGTTGGTGCAATGTTCGAGAGGACCGACCAGAGATCGTGACGAGACGGGACCATAGTTCACCGATGGCGTTCTTTCGGAACAAGACCGTCGCATTGTGGGGATGCGGTGCTCTGGGCAGCCACGTCGCCGAGCATCTTGTTCGGGCTGGTGTTCGCAGGCTAGTGTTGCGGGACAGCGGAGTTGTCGCGCCGGGGTTGCTGGTCAGGCAGCAGTTCGACGATGCCGACGTTGGCAAGAGCAAGGCCGGGTCGCTCGCTCTTCGACTCAAACGAATTCGCGGGGAAGTTGACGTCGAGGTGGAACTGGACGACCTGGTGACTGGATTGCTGTCGGCGGAGAGCTGGGACGATGACGTTGATGTCATCATCGAATCGACTGGCTCACAGTCGGTCCTCAAGAAGCTTGAGCGGCGATGGGCATCGGCGTCCGATAAACGACCTGCTGTCGCTTCCTTGGTAGTCGGTCCCGCCGCCGAGCGGGCACTCGCAGTAGTCGCGCGCGCCGGGCAGCACTCGGGTGGCCCTCTGGATGTAACTCGACGGGCGAAGTTGGCCGCCTGTGCGGACGAATCGCTCCTGCGTTTTCGGCGAGAATTCTGGCCAGACACCGGGAAGTCGAAGGGGCTGTTTCAACCGGAGCCCGGCTGCTCTGACCCCACATTCGTCGGTTCGTCGGCCGATCTCGCGGAACTCGCCGGAGCCATGACGAATCTGGTGGCCCGCGATGCGTCCTCCACGGACCCGGCACACGCGCACTTCATTCTCCGTCACGACCTCGACACTGAACCGAGTGAGCGAGTCGCCGCGCACTTCACTTGGACGGCAGAGAGAACCGTGCAGGATGGCCTACGGGGCTACCACGTTCGCATCAGCGACAATGCTTGGGCCAGCATCCTCTCCGTCATAGAAGAAGGTCGTCGGAGGAGAGGTCCGCGCGTTGAGACTGGCGGGTTACTGTTGGGGGAGCGAGATGACGCGTCGCGCGTTGTATGGATCACAGACGCCACGGAGCCCCCGCCGGACAGTCGGGCTACCCGATCTGGATTCGTGTGCGGGACGAAGGGTTGCCACGAAACGGACGCCAAACGGAGAGCCGAGACGCTGAACGGAGTCCACTTTGTTGGCATGTGGCACACGCACCCTGGCGCTCCACCAGAGCCGAGCAGTATCGATCTGGAGGGCATGGCACGTCTCGTGTCGTCTTTCGATCCGCCGATCGCCCAAGCACTGCTGGTGATCGTCGGCCACACGCCGGCCAACCCGACTCCCGCTGCGTACCTCTTCAGGCGTGACGACTTCTGGGGAACGCCTTCGGCTTCTTACTTGACACGACGAGCTACGAGCCGCTCCTGGGACTGGCTGGTACAGACCCTGCGTGCCTTGCTGTCCGGTTCACGTTCACGAACGAATCACTCATGA
- a CDS encoding site-specific integrase gives MVKVEAPPIAEAVDKFLADARARHLGWESIRKYESFLQRRLLAWCDTRGLRLLKRLDIDNVRAFRNTWKDGPVYASKNLERLRAFLRFCRDSRWINDNPALALKLPKVADVPTLPFTAGEMKKILGACGKYRGDKDRMRAFVLTMRYSGLRIGDTATLKRDRLQANKILLYQAKTGTPVYVPIPKLVVDALEKLKNGSEYFFWQTGRGTVRTITSNWERYLSSVFDLSGVPGAHSHRFRDTFAVELLLAGVPIEQVSMLLGHSSMRITERHYAPWVKARQHQLEVAVRKAWRSAASSA, from the coding sequence ATGGTGAAGGTGGAGGCGCCGCCGATCGCCGAAGCCGTGGACAAGTTCCTCGCCGATGCGAGAGCTCGGCATCTCGGTTGGGAATCGATTCGGAAATACGAGAGCTTCCTGCAACGCCGCCTTCTGGCGTGGTGCGACACGCGCGGACTGCGTCTCTTGAAGCGACTCGATATCGACAACGTCCGCGCATTCCGAAACACCTGGAAGGACGGTCCCGTTTACGCATCGAAGAACCTCGAACGCCTCCGCGCCTTCCTTCGCTTCTGCCGTGACAGTCGTTGGATCAACGATAATCCTGCGCTCGCCCTCAAACTGCCGAAGGTGGCGGATGTTCCCACACTGCCGTTTACCGCAGGCGAGATGAAGAAGATCTTGGGGGCCTGTGGCAAGTACCGCGGCGACAAGGACCGCATGCGGGCCTTTGTGCTCACGATGCGCTACTCAGGACTACGAATCGGTGACACGGCGACGCTCAAGAGAGACCGATTACAGGCGAACAAGATTCTGCTCTACCAGGCGAAGACGGGAACACCAGTCTACGTGCCCATCCCAAAGCTCGTGGTCGATGCGCTGGAAAAGCTGAAGAATGGCAGTGAATATTTCTTCTGGCAGACAGGACGGGGCACGGTTCGTACCATCACGTCGAACTGGGAGCGGTACCTGTCCAGTGTTTTCGATCTGAGCGGGGTGCCCGGCGCTCATTCTCATCGCTTCCGCGACACGTTCGCCGTGGAACTGCTTCTCGCCGGTGTCCCGATTGAGCAGGTCTCGATGCTCCTTGGCCATAGTTCCATGAGGATTACCGAGCGGCACTACGCCCCATGGGTCAAGGCGCGACAACACCAGCTTGAAGTTGCGGTGCGAAAGGCGTGGCGATCGGCGGCATCTTCCGCGTGA
- a CDS encoding DNA methylase, with protein MSLEQHFDAAFATALALKEKQIQQNYRPIIGIHKWFARRPGTIFRNLLLAEFNGREPLDTSYWRTHQLQGVIADPFMGGGTPVVEANRLGFSVIGADVNPMAHWIVRQSLSPLDLEAFEAAAAIVVVDTERQLADLYRTRCLDCGKSADVKYFLWVKTESCPACGTANDLFPGYLLAEAERHPRHVVVCAECGALNEYDEQPTQKRPARCSSCRASVSVEGPAQRQQIECRQCGQGYRYPQPRLLSQPPAHRLWALEYFCERCKPNHQGRFFKAPDPRDLARVRKASKLLAASPSLTIPTDAIPNGDETARLHRWGYRFYRDMFNARQLLGLGTLLDRVRQVPDASVRHALLTVFSDCLRYQNMLCRYDTYALKCQDIFSVHGFPVGLVQCENNLLGIPAVGSGSFRHFVEKYLRAKRYCTTPFETRQNGGRKETVRIEGERIGADLVDQPPAPDRREAWLVAGPATQPVLAPNSLDGVFTDPPYFDNVQYAELMDFCYVWLRLGLQDDFAAFRKTTTRTSEELTGNTTLGRGLDHFTVGLSAVFRHYAAALKPGAPFVFTYHHNVPAVYAPLVVAILDAGLDCTATLPAAAEMSASLHIAGTGSSVLDSVFVCRDNGSRRSSANVAVCLAHDLELLQPEMPRLSEGDLRCLAAGHLARVAVNRLHPVWNPDAPLVERLARARETLLLLTRDQSIEHHILRLVGQLATSQPHGKEARIAKAV; from the coding sequence GTGAGTCTGGAACAGCACTTCGACGCGGCGTTCGCCACCGCGTTGGCGCTCAAAGAGAAGCAGATCCAACAGAACTACCGACCGATCATCGGTATCCACAAGTGGTTTGCGCGGCGCCCTGGCACGATCTTCCGCAACCTCCTCCTCGCCGAATTCAACGGACGCGAGCCCCTCGACACGAGCTATTGGCGGACACACCAACTGCAGGGCGTGATCGCCGATCCCTTCATGGGCGGTGGTACACCGGTTGTCGAAGCGAATCGCCTGGGCTTCAGCGTGATCGGCGCGGATGTGAATCCGATGGCGCACTGGATCGTGCGCCAGTCGCTGTCGCCGCTTGACCTCGAGGCCTTCGAGGCCGCCGCTGCGATTGTGGTCGTTGACACGGAGCGGCAACTGGCAGACCTCTACCGCACGCGGTGCCTCGATTGCGGTAAGAGCGCGGACGTCAAGTACTTCCTTTGGGTAAAGACGGAGAGTTGCCCTGCTTGCGGAACGGCGAACGATCTCTTCCCGGGCTACCTGCTCGCGGAGGCAGAACGTCATCCTCGGCACGTCGTCGTCTGCGCCGAATGTGGGGCGTTGAACGAGTACGACGAGCAACCAACCCAGAAGCGCCCTGCCCGGTGTAGCTCCTGCCGGGCGTCGGTCTCGGTGGAGGGGCCAGCGCAGCGCCAGCAGATCGAATGTCGGCAATGCGGCCAAGGGTACAGGTATCCTCAGCCTCGACTGCTGTCGCAGCCTCCTGCCCACCGCCTCTGGGCACTGGAGTATTTCTGCGAGCGGTGCAAGCCCAACCACCAGGGCCGCTTCTTCAAGGCACCCGATCCGCGCGATTTGGCTCGGGTACGGAAGGCGTCCAAGCTGCTGGCCGCTAGCCCTTCGCTCACCATTCCGACCGATGCCATCCCGAACGGGGATGAGACGGCGCGGCTGCACCGCTGGGGCTATCGCTTCTACCGCGACATGTTCAACGCGCGGCAACTGCTAGGCTTGGGAACGCTATTGGATCGGGTTCGGCAAGTGCCGGACGCGTCCGTGAGACACGCCCTCCTCACGGTCTTCTCCGATTGCTTGCGCTACCAGAACATGCTTTGCCGTTACGACACGTACGCCTTGAAGTGCCAGGACATTTTTAGCGTGCATGGCTTCCCCGTCGGCTTGGTGCAATGCGAGAACAACTTGCTGGGAATTCCCGCCGTCGGATCCGGCTCCTTCCGCCACTTCGTTGAGAAGTACCTTCGCGCGAAGCGATATTGCACGACGCCGTTCGAGACACGGCAGAACGGCGGCCGGAAGGAAACCGTACGGATCGAGGGTGAGCGAATCGGCGCTGATCTGGTCGACCAACCGCCTGCGCCCGATCGCCGGGAAGCCTGGTTGGTCGCCGGACCGGCGACGCAGCCGGTGCTCGCCCCCAATTCGCTCGATGGGGTATTCACGGATCCGCCCTACTTCGACAACGTCCAGTACGCAGAACTGATGGACTTCTGCTATGTCTGGCTCCGGCTCGGCCTGCAAGATGACTTCGCCGCGTTCCGGAAGACCACGACCCGGACGTCCGAGGAGTTGACGGGCAACACGACTCTGGGCCGAGGGCTCGATCACTTTACCGTCGGGCTCTCCGCGGTTTTCCGCCACTACGCGGCTGCGCTGAAACCCGGCGCCCCGTTTGTGTTCACCTATCACCACAACGTGCCAGCTGTCTACGCCCCGCTTGTCGTCGCCATCCTCGACGCCGGCCTCGACTGCACGGCCACGCTCCCCGCCGCCGCCGAGATGAGCGCCTCATTGCATATCGCCGGCACCGGCTCGTCCGTGCTGGACTCGGTCTTCGTGTGCCGGGATAACGGCAGCCGCCGCTCAAGCGCCAACGTGGCAGTATGCTTGGCCCATGATCTCGAACTGCTCCAACCGGAGATGCCACGTCTCAGTGAAGGTGACTTGCGGTGCCTAGCCGCCGGCCATCTGGCGAGGGTCGCGGTGAATCGCCTCCACCCGGTTTGGAATCCGGACGCTCCACTCGTCGAACGGCTCGCCCGGGCCCGAGAGACCCTTCTCTTGCTCACGCGCGATCAGAGCATCGAACATCACATTCTGCGGTTGGTTGGCCAACTCGCGACATCCCAGCCCCACGGAAAAGAGGCCCGGATTGCCAAGGCCGTTTGA